The Clarias gariepinus isolate MV-2021 ecotype Netherlands chromosome 7, CGAR_prim_01v2, whole genome shotgun sequence genome includes a window with the following:
- the terb1 gene encoding telomere repeats-binding bouquet formation protein 1: protein MLNAIRTDLRLLLECLKYQMKCPASQKQALLTIVSICQQNANQNVEFLREIGGVRFIYDLSRSSEYSEVKETALFTLSSLAELNESSKQILCSEDMFCGLADCMEQEVSLTMKRVAVYMISVLVSNNKIGQSLAKTSRCIDILLNLFRSTYPAAEGSYELLQLWTSVSSALCGCVNNPQNEENQCVCMRVLPLVKVWLQQVSVLRAELVQPVCSFISMTVANNPCVQEYFASIGGLFIISDTLSSVVTQCRENPSGCKLAAMITSTLAACISDNEALTPNLSELTLVPDLLLLLSNPNLTPRDQLAVVLTLGHCTDACVKHQSQLVQGGGLPLMISLLTEAKDEEVRKAATFVLQTCKQLTGSVVGQSVESDLQRHRQSAWEIQQRIRQLEKRQLEDWGGFVENSPARPTESRKELWEDSLMQKARGRKRVYEKESGREDIPHKFTPPVQSAAQPVTVQGMRSPAPVLHVRKQIFKGFDKSMNPFQKGNSEELQLAENVRGRSIAEQSGLPLRFESEMKNRGMEKIARGETDDRNVRGDMTADDQGNENHDSATPINPPTGTGDAHSSDIFKHPAPMKRHQKTPFDYEDDLSVCSELLDSEIERILFTPAASKPNRLRCAGCVSGVDEVNSRTVGVVLRSCRNQCEFHLVLQKAEDRLKRIVRISGVSDTDGLGQTPDRRVRDVCSSETVFKHTTEERDHHTNRSTCRDSVRWINLTPLKTSGETQGSDVENRPVSNLQIPGASDGRQRSLGKQRGRRDYSGDELKYLREGVKRFGHSWNTILWAYPFQQGRTNVDLAKKYRKFQQGSALAPDLLTQECAEQRVD, encoded by the exons ATGTTAAACG CTATCAGGACTGATCTTCGCTTATTACTTGAGTGTCTGAAGTACCAGATGAAATGTCCAGCATCTCAGAAACAAGCTCTACTCACCATTGTCTCAATCTGCCAACAGAATG CAAATCAAAACGTGGAGTTCCTCAGAGAGATTGGAGGTGTGAGGTTCATCTATGACCTGTCCAGATCCAGCGAGTACTCTGAGGTTAAAGAGACAGCTTTATTCACACTCAGCTCTCTGGCTGAACtcaacg AGAGCAGTAAGCAGATCCTGTGCAGCGAGGACATGTTCTGTGGCTTGGCAGACTGCATGGAACAGGAAGTGTCTCTCACGATGAAGAGAGTGGCCGTGTACATGATTTCTGTATTAGTTTCCAACAACA AAATAGGACAGAGCCTGGCTAAGACCTCCAGGTGTATCGATATCCTGCTCAACTTATTCAG GAGTACGTATCCAGCGGCTGAAGGAAGTTATgagctgctgcagctgtggacGTCAGTGTCCAGTGCTCTCTGTGGCTGTGTCAACAATCCTCAAAATG AGGAGAACCAGTGTGTCTGCATGCGTGTGTTGCCTCTAGTCAAAGTGTGGCTCCAGCAGGTATCCGTGTTAAGGGCGGAGCTGGTTCAACCCGTCTGCTCCTTCATTAGCATGACTGTGGCTAATAACC CATGTGTGCAGGAGTATTTTGCATCAATTGGAGGACTGTTTATAATCTCCGACACTTTGTCTAGTGTGGTTACTCAGTGCAGAGAGAATCCTTCAGGATGTAAGCTCGCTGCCATGATCACCAGTACACTGGCTGCCTGCATCAGTGACAACG AGGCTTTAACGCCCAATCTGTCTGAGCTCACATTGGTTCCAGacctgctgctgttgctgtCCAATCCAAACCTCACTCCACGAGATCAGCTGGCCGTGGTGCTGACGCTCGGGCACTGCACTGATGCATGTG TGAAGCATCAGTCGCAGTTGGTGCAGGGTGGAGGACTGCCTCTGATGATCTCTCTCCTGACTGAAGCCAAAGATGAGGAAGTCCGAAAAGCAGCTACCTTTGTACTGCAGACATGTAAACAGCTCA CTGGATCTGTAGTGGGTCAGAGTGTGGAGTCTGATCTACAGAGGCATCGTCAGTCAGCCTGGGAAATCCAGCAGAGAATTCGGCAGCTAGAAAAACgacagctg GAGGACTGGGGAGGGTTTGTAGAAAATTCTCCAGCTCGGCCCACTGAGAGCAGAAAGGAATTGTGGGAAGACTCGCTAATGCAAAAGGCCAGAGGTCGAAAAAGAGTCTATGAGAAGGAATCTGGGAGAGAGGATATTCCACATAAATTCACACCACCAGTACAATCTGCAGCTCAGCCAGTCACAGTGCAGGGAATGAGAAGTCCTGCGCCAGTG cTCCATGTTCGGAAACAGATTTTTAAAGGCTTTGATAAGTCTATGAATCCTTTCCAAAAAGGAAATTCGGAGGAGCTGCAGCTGGCTGAGAATGTGAGAGGGAGGAGTATAGCAGAACAGAGTGGACTTCCACTGAGATTTGAGAGTGAGATGAAAAACAGAGGGATGGAAAAAATCGCGAGAGGTGAAACAGATGACAGAAACGTCAGAGGAGACATGACAGCAGATGACCAGGGAAATGAAAACCATGACAGTGCAACACCTATCAATCCACCCACAGGGACTGGAGATGCACATAG CTcagatatttttaaacatcCTGCTCCCATGAAGAGACATCAGAAGACCCCATTTGACTATGAGG ATGATCTGTCTGTGTGCTCTGAGCTCTTGGATAGTGAGATTGAGAGGATTCTCTTCACTCCAGCTGCCTCTAAGCCCAACAGGCTGCGTTGTGCAG GGTGTGTGAGTGGGGTGGATGAGGTGAACAGCAGGACAGTGGGCGTGGTTCTGCGCAGCTGCAGAAATCAGTGCGAGTTCCACCTGGTGCTGCAGAAAGCTGAGGATCGTCTGAAGAGGATCGTGCGTATCAGCGGGGTCTCAGACACAGACGGTCTTGGTCAAACACCTGACCGTCGAGTCAGAGATGTGTGTTCTTCAGAAACCGTCTTTAAACACACAACAGAAGAAAGAGATCATCACACAAACAGATCGACCTGCAGAGACTCTGTGAGGT GGATAAATCTCACTCCACTGAAGACTTCAGGTGAAACACAGG GCTCAGACGTGGAGAACAGACCTGTGTCTAATCTCCAAATACCAGGGGCCAGTGATGGAAGGCAGAGA TCCTTAGGCAAACAAAGAGGCAGGAGAGACTATAGTGGAGATGAGCTGAAGTACCTCAGAGAGGGGGTAAAACGTTTTGGTCACTCCTGGAACACTATATTGTGGGCGTATCCCTTTCAGCAGGGACGCACCAATGTGGACCTGGCCAAGAAATACAG AAAGTTCCAGCAGGGCTCGGCGCTGGCCCCAGACCTCCTAACACAGGAATGTGCTGAACAAAGAGTTGATTAA